The DNA window cataaattttttgaatgaaatGATTTTCCTCTTACTAAATCTTCTTCTACCAGGATTTAGAGATGCTTTCAAGCTAGGAAGTAATGATAGAAACACTTTATAATATCTGTCTTATAGAGAcatgtagaatttattttttatttttatttttaattaatgtatttaaattcaaattagcaTGCAGtgtatattggtttcaggagtagaacccagtgatccatcatttacatataacatccagtgctcatcccaacaagtgcccttcttaatgtccatcacccatttagcccatccccctatcCAACTCCTCTCCAgaaaccctcaatttgttctctacctcctatggtttgccttcctctctgtttttatcctatgtttcctttccttcccttatgttcatctgttttatttcttaagttccacataaaaatgaaatcatatatttgtctttctctgcctcacttacttcacttagcataatacactctattcCCATTCACattattgaaaatggcaagatttaattctttttaattgccttttGCAACAAGTAATATTGtcaggtaatattccattgcatatatataccatatgtttatccattcatcagttgatggacattaggattctttccataatttgactattgttgatggcaccactataaacattggggtgcatgtgtccctttgaatcaacatttttgtatcctttggatgaatacttagtagtgtaattgctggatcataggaaaattctatttttaattttttgagggacctccatactgtttttcagagtggctgcaccagtatgCATTCCTAGCagaagtgttcccctttctcctcatccttgccaacatctatttcctgagttgttaattttagccattctgataggtatgagatgatatctcattgtggttttggtttgtatttccctgatgatgagtgatgatgagcatcttttcatgtgtctgttagccatctggatgtcttctttgggaaagtgtctgcTCATGTTTTTTCCCAtatcttcactgggttatttgtttcttgagtattgagtttgataagttctttatagattttgctaactctttatctaatatgtcatttgcaaatatctcctctcactctgtaagttgccttttagttttgtttgtttgtttccttcactgtgcagaaaatttttatcttgatgagggtccccatagttcatttttgcttttttcccccttacctCCTGAGAtatgtctaataagaagttgctgtgggcAAAGTCAAAGAAGTCACTGCCTGTTTTATCCTATGGGATTATTATGGTTTTCTCTCTCACATTTAGGACTTTTATCCACTTTGAATCATTAttgtgaatggtgtaaaaaagtgggcTGGTTTCATTCTGCAGAGACGTGTAGAATTTATCACCTATCATGTAATTATTATGCACAAAATGTGTCCAAGAAATTCTAAATATGTTATCTtcagaatgaagaaaatggaTACAAAAGTCAAAATAATAGAGGATCTTATCCCATCTAAGTGTGAGCAAGCTCAACCCTTTTGGGTGATAATACCCTTAGGAAACCTTGGCGAATTTGCTTTGTCTTGATGCTATAAATGATTGGGTTAAGTACTGGTGGAACTAAGAGGTAAATATTGGCCATGATAATGTGGATAAAGGGGGAAGAGTGTTTTGCAAAGCGATACACTAAGGATAGTCCGATCATGGGCACATATAGAATGAGTACAGCACAAATGTGGGAAGCACAGGTATTGAGGGCTTTGAGCTTCCCTCCCCGGGATGCAATGCCTAGCACAGAATGGAGGATGAAAGCATAAGATAACAAGATTCCTAGAGAATCTACACCCCAATAAAATGCAACAACAAACAAgccatataaaatgttaaatgagatGTCATCACAGGCCAACTGGATGACATCTTGATGCaagcagaaagagtgggagagaacaTGGGAGTGACAGAAGGAAAATGTGGGAATACGAACAAGAATAATAGGGAGGACAACAGAACACCTGATTATAATGAAGGCCCCAATATAGATAGTGCACTGTGGAGTGAGTTTGCTGGAATACCTCAAAGGATTACAAATGGCAACATAGCGGTCAAAAGCCATGGCTAGAAGCACAGCTGACTCCATCAGAGAAAACGTATGAATGAAATACATCTGGACTACACAAGCATTCATCTCAATCTCCCTACTATCAAACCAGAAGATTTTTAATACTGTGGGCAGGGTAGAGATAGACATGCCCATGTCAGTGAGGGATAGCATGGTCAGGAAGTAGTACATGGGATTGTGGAGACTCTTGTCTATGTGGATGATGTGAAGGATTGCACTGTTGCCCACTATTCCAATCAGGTAGCACACACAAAAGGGGATGGAAATAAGATGATTAACATTCTCGTAGCCAGGAATCCCAGTGAGGTAGAATGAAACAGACTGTTCCACACTGGAGTTAGAAGCTGTCATGAGTCTGACCCAAGTAGCCATTTTCCCACCATAAAAATATGGGCtcctagaaggaagaaaaacatacagTATGGAGAAGACTGTAACTCATGTTTGtactttagtttttctctttactcttaTTGTTTTGTAGACACATTgtctatatgtttttaaaaatattttgaaaaagaacccAACATCACCACCCTTTTTCAATATATTACTTTTACAGGTGTAGGgtaattatgttttcttctgtcaATCTTTTATTCTACTAATTCTGAATTTTGAGTCATTCACAGGTACTCTTTCCTCCTCTAAATTTATAATGTATTGTCCTATCCTTTTTACTAATGTTTTGataagttggtttttttaatttacttttatttatcttttaatagtttattttcaaattggattccatataatacccagtgcttctccccacaagtgccctccaccatgaccatcacccccttccctccccctcctcctccttcagtccatggttcgttttcagtattcaatagtctctcatgatttgtgtccctcactctccc is part of the Suricata suricatta isolate VVHF042 chromosome 11, meerkat_22Aug2017_6uvM2_HiC, whole genome shotgun sequence genome and encodes:
- the LOC115272560 gene encoding olfactory receptor 51G1-like, coding for MTASNSSVEQSVSFYLTGIPGYENVNHLISIPFCVCYLIGIVGNSAILHIIHIDKSLHNPMYYFLTMLSLTDMGMSISTLPTVLKIFWFDSREIEMNACVVQMYFIHTFSLMESAVLLAMAFDRYVAICNPLRYSSKLTPQCTIYIGAFIIIRCSVVLPIILVRIPTFSFCHSHVLSHSFCLHQDVIQLACDDISFNILYGLFVVAFYWGVDSLGILLSYAFILHSVLGIASRGGKLKALNTCASHICAVLILYVPMIGLSLVYRFAKHSSPFIHIIMANIYLLVPPVLNPIIYSIKTKQIRQGFLRVLSPKRVELAHT